Proteins encoded within one genomic window of Argiope bruennichi chromosome 7, qqArgBrue1.1, whole genome shotgun sequence:
- the LOC129975270 gene encoding uncharacterized protein LOC129975270 yields MSQFLPGQRFTLHQAVQYCGYTSFVTKFGRFTGRNLNMPNYNPWKFQYDLYTNETCHYSGYHPGSKNPQLLAPETWVIVRCIFQVAGINHEETTEMFWTCCR; encoded by the exons ATGTCACAGTTTCTGCCTGGTCAGAGATTCACA CTTCATCAGGCTGTCCAGTACTGTGGGTACACTTCTTTTGTGACAAAGTTTGGCCGATTCACTGGGAGGAACCTAAACATGCCCAACTATAATCCTTGGAAGTTCCAGTACGATCTTTACACAAATGAAACTTGTCATTACAGCGGTTACCATCCTGGATCCAAAAACCCTCAA ctCCTGGCACCAGAAACCTGGGTTATAGTGAGGTGTATCTTCCAAGTGGCTGGAATTAATCACGAGGAAACGACAGAAATGTTCTGG actTGCTGCAGATAA